In Sciurus carolinensis chromosome 17, mSciCar1.2, whole genome shotgun sequence, one genomic interval encodes:
- the Pgls gene encoding 6-phosphogluconolactonase, with protein sequence MAAPAPGLISVFSSPQELGASLAQLVAQRAACCLEGARGRFALGLSGGSLVSMLARELPAAAAPAGPASLARWTLGFCDERLVPFEHAESTYGLYRTQLLSRLPIPDGQVITINPALPVEAAAEDYAQKLRQAFQGDAIPVFDLLILGVGPDGHTCSLFPDHPLLQEREKIVAPISDSPKPPPERVTLTLPVLNAARTVIFVATGEGKAAVLKRILEDREEHPLPAALVQPHTGTLRWFLDEAAARLLSVPFEKHSTL encoded by the exons ATGGCCGCGCCCGCCCCGGGCCTCATCTCGGTGTTCTCGAGCCCGCAGGAACTGGGCGCGTCACTAGCGCAGCTGGTGGCGCAGCGGGCCGCGTGCTGCCTGGAAGGGGCCCGGGGCCGCTTCGCGCTAGGCCTGTCGGGCGGCAGCCTCGTGTCGATGCTAGCCCGGGAGctgcccgccgccgccgcccccgccggGCCCGCCAGCCTCGCGCGCTGGACGCTGGGTTTCTGCGACGAACGCCTAGTGCCCTTCGAGCACGCCGAGAGCACGTACGGCCTCTACCGG ACGCAGCTGCTCTCCAGACTGCCCATCCCGGACGGCCAGGTGATCACCATCAACCCCGCGCTGCCCGTGGAGGCGGCGGCCGAGGACTATgcccagaagctgaggcag GCCTTCCAAGGAGACGCCATCCCGGTATTCGACCTGCTGATCCTGGGGGTGGGTCCTGACGGCCACACCTGCTCGCTCTTTCCAGACCACCCCCTCCTGCAG GAGCGAGAGAAGATTGTGGCCCCCATCAGTGACTCCCCAAAGCCACCTCCAGAGCGTGTGACCCTCACACTCCCTGTGCTGAATGCAGCCCGAACGGTTATCTTTGTGGCCACGGGAGAAGGCAAGGCTGCTGTTCTGAAG CGCATCCTGGAGGATCGCGAGGAGCACCCGCTGCCCGCCGCGCTGGTCCAGCCGCACACGGGGACGCTGCGCTGGTTCCTGGACGAGGCCGCCGCGCGCCTCCTGTCCGTGCCCTTCGAGAAGCATTCCACGCTGTAG